Proteins found in one Salinimonas lutimaris genomic segment:
- a CDS encoding HDOD domain-containing protein, with product MSTQNALLTILVEKINNDTLVLPTLPAIALKVRKAADDPDINLNAMGDVIGQDPSLTARIIKIANSAYLGRSVKVNSVNQAVTRIGLRQIKNIATALAMEQLFVSKNDLVSQYLRDEWGSTINVVANAMASLQAYVKATKNRELSLDTMTLAALIHNIGVLPILTEAERHEEVFGNPTFLNDAIDKVAGRIGGSIMREWGFGDNFAAICEHWQDLGYIPEKVGYIDFVRLGAALSGKMETQKDAIMNLAVQRGIVENISDLQSDEFAEMRDNAKLIFA from the coding sequence ATGTCTACACAAAATGCACTGCTTACGATACTGGTTGAAAAGATAAATAACGATACACTGGTGTTGCCAACCTTGCCGGCAATTGCCCTGAAAGTCCGAAAAGCCGCCGATGACCCGGATATCAATCTGAACGCGATGGGTGATGTGATCGGGCAGGACCCGTCACTCACCGCACGTATTATCAAAATTGCCAACAGTGCTTATCTGGGACGCTCAGTCAAAGTCAATTCGGTCAACCAGGCGGTGACCCGAATCGGACTGCGTCAGATTAAAAATATTGCGACTGCGCTGGCCATGGAACAACTGTTTGTGTCTAAAAATGATCTGGTTAGTCAGTATTTACGAGACGAGTGGGGCAGCACTATCAACGTGGTAGCCAATGCAATGGCCTCACTGCAGGCTTATGTCAAAGCCACTAAAAACCGGGAACTGAGCCTGGATACCATGACACTGGCGGCACTCATTCATAATATCGGGGTGTTGCCTATCCTTACTGAAGCTGAGCGACATGAAGAAGTCTTTGGCAATCCGACCTTTTTGAACGATGCCATTGATAAGGTGGCTGGCCGGATCGGGGGGAGCATTATGCGTGAATGGGGTTTCGGCGATAACTTCGCTGCTATTTGCGAGCATTGGCAGGATTTAGGGTATATTCCTGAAAAAGTAGGATATATCGATTTTGTCCGTTTAGGTGCAGCGCTGAGTGGAAAAATGGAAACGCAGAAAGATGCGATTATGAATCTGGCGGTACAGCGCGGTATTGTGGAAAATATCAGTGATCTGCAAAGCGATGAATTTGCTGAAATGCGGGATAACGCCAAACTGATATTTGCCTGA
- a CDS encoding LysR family transcriptional regulator codes for MQWEGITEFVYVAENEGFTRASRKLGISTAQVSRQVSALETRLRVKLFYRTTRKVSLTEEGQLFYQHCRGVLDGLDNAERAITNLQSTPQGRVKLSAPVTFGEQQILPLLNDYMLQYPEVTVTAYLTNQQVDLVNEGYDLAIRIGKLADSSMMARRLSCRTSYVCAAPGYIEKHGKPGKLNDLASHRCLTGTLDYWRFSQQGQFANIKVSGGIQYNSGYGLVDAALKGLGLVQLPDYYVQQYLDNGSLISVLDEYRVAEEGIWAVYPHNRHLSAKVKTLVDFLCDNMG; via the coding sequence ATGCAGTGGGAAGGTATTACTGAGTTTGTCTATGTTGCAGAAAACGAAGGCTTCACCCGGGCATCCCGCAAGCTGGGCATTTCAACCGCGCAGGTAAGCCGGCAGGTCAGTGCGCTGGAAACGCGGCTGCGGGTAAAGCTGTTTTATCGTACCACGCGCAAGGTGTCGCTCACCGAAGAAGGTCAGCTGTTTTATCAGCACTGTCGGGGCGTGCTTGACGGGCTGGACAATGCCGAACGTGCCATTACCAATCTGCAATCGACACCGCAGGGACGGGTCAAGCTCTCCGCCCCGGTTACCTTTGGCGAGCAGCAAATTCTGCCGCTACTCAATGACTACATGCTGCAATACCCCGAGGTCACCGTCACTGCCTATCTGACCAATCAGCAGGTGGATTTGGTCAATGAGGGCTATGATCTTGCGATCCGCATCGGCAAACTCGCCGATTCAAGCATGATGGCGCGTAGATTATCCTGTCGCACCAGTTATGTGTGCGCCGCCCCCGGTTATATTGAAAAACACGGTAAGCCTGGCAAACTGAACGATCTGGCCAGTCACCGTTGTCTGACCGGTACCCTGGATTACTGGCGCTTCAGTCAGCAGGGCCAGTTTGCAAATATAAAGGTCAGCGGAGGTATTCAGTATAATAGCGGTTACGGGCTGGTTGATGCCGCGCTCAAAGGCCTGGGGCTGGTGCAGTTACCTGACTACTATGTGCAGCAGTACCTGGATAACGGAAGTCTTATCAGTGTGCTGGATGAATATCGGGTGGCTGAGGAAGGGATCTGGGCGGTCTATCCGCACAACCGGCATTTGTCGGCCAAGGTCAAAACACTGGTGGATTTTTTGTGTGACAATATGGGCTGA
- the rdgC gene encoding recombination-associated protein RdgC, translating to MWFKNIKAYQLTQPLSLDDDTLQNALKEFAFRPCGSQDLATSGFVSPFSQIGQDTMMFHKVQERYWITIKKQEKILPSTVVNAELAEKVAKIEAETGSPVGKKAQSDLKQEIVTQLLPRAFTKNSYTHGYISLPDNMVVIDSSSDGKAEAFLAMVRKAISSLPVVPLARRSLAPELTQWLTEGAPDHIELLEEAELKSTDELESVIRCKNQPLDSEEIQLHLDSGKLVQKLGFAWQENLTAVIAEDGSFKRIKFTDRLKEETDDIPKDQAQARLDAEFALMSAELCTFLDYIRKTLQLTEE from the coding sequence ATGTGGTTTAAAAATATAAAAGCGTACCAGCTCACCCAGCCGTTATCGCTGGATGATGATACGCTGCAAAATGCGCTAAAAGAATTTGCTTTTCGCCCCTGTGGTAGCCAGGACCTGGCCACCAGCGGCTTTGTCTCGCCTTTTTCTCAGATCGGTCAGGACACCATGATGTTCCACAAGGTGCAGGAACGTTACTGGATTACGATTAAAAAGCAGGAAAAAATTCTGCCCTCCACGGTGGTCAATGCCGAGCTGGCTGAAAAGGTCGCTAAAATCGAAGCCGAAACCGGCTCTCCGGTGGGTAAAAAAGCCCAGTCTGATTTGAAACAGGAAATTGTAACGCAACTGCTGCCCCGGGCATTTACCAAAAACTCTTACACCCACGGCTATATCTCTTTGCCAGATAACATGGTGGTCATTGATAGCTCGTCAGATGGTAAAGCTGAAGCTTTTCTGGCCATGGTACGTAAGGCTATTTCTTCCCTGCCGGTAGTGCCGCTGGCCCGACGTAGTCTGGCTCCGGAGCTGACGCAGTGGCTGACCGAAGGCGCCCCGGATCATATTGAACTATTAGAAGAAGCAGAGCTGAAATCTACCGATGAGCTGGAAAGTGTGATTCGCTGTAAAAATCAGCCGCTGGACAGTGAAGAAATCCAGCTACACCTGGATTCTGGCAAGCTGGTGCAAAAACTGGGCTTTGCCTGGCAGGAAAACCTGACCGCTGTGATTGCTGAGGATGGCTCGTTCAAGCGCATCAAGTTTACTGACCGGTTAAAAGAAGAAACCGATGACATCCCTAAAGATCAGGCGCAGGCCCGTCTTGATGCAGAATTTGCACTGATGTCTGCTGAGCTTTGCACATTCCTTGATTATATTCGCAAAACACTACAACTGACTGAAGAGTAA
- a CDS encoding dipeptidyl-peptidase 3 family protein translates to MTQFTLKKLSVAVAAAALMLGGCSKAPDNTQVGSEKTAAQAEQTAPELLIDKARLDIYQPVTLTSDLSHLNGDQKKMVSILIDAAKIMDDLFWKQAYGADKTAFLDGLTDDKVAHFATINYGPWDRLNGDAAFLSDYDSKPEGAEFYPHDMTKEEFEQASFEDKKGLYSLVRRDDQGKLYTEAYSSAYKAELTQAASLLRKASELAADKEFADYLNLRADALLNDDYLASDMAWMDMKNNPVELVLGPIETYEDQLYGYRAAFEAYVLIKDQKWSEKLAKYAQFLPELQKGLPVPDKYKAETPGSDADLNAYDVVYYAGHSNAGSKTIAINLPNDEQVQLEKGTRRLQLKNAMQAKFDNILMPIADELIVPEQRKHITFNAFFANTMFHEVAHGLGIKNTLDGQGTVRGALKEHASALEEGKADILGLYMVQSLLEKGEITEGTLEDYYTTFMAGIFRSVRFGASSAHGKANMIRFNFFAEKGAFEKTEQGLYQVNMDKMKAAVEALSQLILTYQGDGDYAGVDKLVKEMGVIRPELAKDLAKLEKASIPVDIHFEQGKQVLGLE, encoded by the coding sequence ATGACCCAATTTACCCTGAAAAAACTTTCCGTGGCAGTCGCTGCTGCCGCCCTGATGCTGGGCGGATGTTCTAAAGCGCCGGACAATACGCAGGTAGGAAGTGAAAAAACCGCAGCCCAGGCCGAACAGACCGCCCCAGAACTGTTAATTGATAAAGCGCGCCTGGATATTTATCAGCCAGTGACACTGACCAGCGATCTGAGCCATCTAAATGGTGATCAGAAAAAAATGGTCAGCATTTTAATTGATGCCGCCAAAATTATGGATGACCTGTTCTGGAAACAGGCCTATGGCGCAGACAAAACCGCTTTTCTGGACGGTCTGACTGATGACAAAGTCGCTCATTTTGCAACCATTAACTATGGTCCGTGGGATCGCCTCAATGGCGATGCGGCCTTTTTGTCAGACTATGACAGCAAGCCGGAAGGGGCTGAGTTTTATCCTCACGATATGACTAAAGAAGAGTTCGAGCAGGCCAGTTTTGAGGACAAAAAAGGGCTGTATTCACTGGTGCGTCGCGATGATCAGGGCAAGCTGTACACAGAAGCCTATTCCAGTGCTTACAAGGCAGAACTGACGCAGGCGGCCAGCCTACTGCGTAAGGCATCTGAACTGGCGGCGGATAAAGAGTTTGCCGACTACCTGAACCTGCGTGCTGATGCGCTGCTAAACGATGATTATCTGGCTTCGGACATGGCCTGGATGGACATGAAGAATAATCCGGTTGAGCTGGTACTGGGGCCCATCGAAACCTATGAAGATCAATTGTATGGTTACCGCGCTGCTTTTGAAGCGTATGTGTTGATCAAAGACCAGAAGTGGAGCGAAAAGCTGGCCAAATACGCGCAGTTTTTACCTGAGCTGCAAAAAGGTCTGCCGGTGCCTGACAAGTACAAAGCAGAAACACCTGGCTCAGATGCTGACCTGAATGCGTATGATGTGGTGTATTACGCCGGGCACTCCAATGCCGGTAGCAAAACCATCGCCATCAATCTGCCTAATGATGAACAGGTGCAGCTGGAAAAAGGCACCCGTCGTTTGCAGCTGAAAAACGCGATGCAAGCAAAATTTGATAATATTCTGATGCCAATTGCAGATGAGCTGATTGTACCTGAGCAGCGCAAGCACATTACCTTTAATGCATTTTTTGCCAATACCATGTTTCATGAAGTAGCACACGGGCTGGGGATTAAAAATACCCTGGATGGCCAAGGCACCGTGCGCGGCGCACTTAAAGAACATGCCTCAGCGCTAGAAGAAGGCAAAGCCGATATTCTGGGCCTGTACATGGTTCAGAGTCTGCTGGAAAAAGGTGAGATAACGGAAGGCACACTGGAAGATTACTACACCACCTTTATGGCCGGTATTTTCCGTTCTGTTCGTTTTGGTGCATCCAGTGCTCATGGTAAAGCCAACATGATCCGGTTTAACTTCTTTGCCGAAAAAGGCGCATTTGAGAAAACTGAGCAAGGGTTGTATCAGGTTAATATGGACAAAATGAAAGCGGCAGTAGAAGCCCTGTCACAGCTTATCCTGACCTATCAGGGTGACGGCGACTATGCCGGTGTCGACAAGCTGGTCAAAGAGATGGGGGTGATTAGGCCCGAACTGGCCAAAGACCTGGCTAAACTGGAAAAAGCCAGTATTCCGGTCGATATTCACTTTGAGCAGGGTAAACAGGTGCTGGGCCTGGAATAA
- a CDS encoding histidine triad nucleotide-binding protein, with product MSETIFDKIISREIPADIVYEDDISLAFKDINPQAPVHFLVIPKKRIATINDIAKEDREVVGHLSWVAAKVAGEMGIAQEGFRTVMNCNEFGGQSVYHIHLHVLGGKLLGWPPYTDKPKNLE from the coding sequence ATGTCTGAGACGATTTTTGACAAAATTATCAGCCGGGAAATTCCTGCTGATATCGTTTATGAAGATGATATTTCACTGGCTTTTAAGGATATCAATCCACAGGCGCCGGTACATTTTCTGGTTATCCCTAAAAAGCGTATCGCAACGATTAATGATATCGCAAAGGAAGATCGGGAAGTCGTAGGACACCTGTCATGGGTTGCTGCCAAAGTTGCCGGCGAAATGGGCATTGCGCAGGAAGGATTCAGAACGGTCATGAACTGTAATGAGTTTGGCGGGCAGAGTGTGTACCACATTCACCTGCATGTGCTGGGTGGCAAGTTATTAGGCTGGCCACCGTATACTGACAAGCCAAAAAACCTGGAATAA
- a CDS encoding helix-turn-helix domain-containing protein, whose protein sequence is MTDISAVNQQIGQQLKTVRTAKGWSLDKTATATGVSKAMLGQIERGESSPTIATLWKIATGLSCSFSSFIAHPDAHQQVFSREPGSTFTRDPDMQVKTLFAFNPQTRMEAFEITLTRQHEQRSGAHTAGVTEHIHVISGVLDIQQGEHWHRVHAGEQFVLTADLPHAYKDVQGKVCFMDIICYP, encoded by the coding sequence ATGACAGATATTTCCGCAGTCAATCAGCAAATCGGTCAGCAGCTGAAAACCGTGCGTACGGCCAAAGGCTGGTCGCTGGATAAAACCGCCACCGCCACCGGGGTCTCTAAAGCCATGCTAGGTCAGATAGAACGAGGGGAGTCCAGCCCGACAATCGCCACGTTGTGGAAGATTGCCACTGGCCTGTCGTGTTCTTTTTCTTCTTTTATTGCGCATCCGGATGCCCATCAGCAGGTATTCAGCCGCGAGCCGGGCAGCACGTTTACCCGGGATCCTGACATGCAGGTGAAAACCCTGTTTGCGTTTAACCCGCAAACCCGGATGGAAGCCTTTGAGATTACTCTGACCCGACAGCATGAGCAGCGCTCTGGCGCGCACACCGCGGGTGTCACCGAGCATATTCATGTGATATCCGGTGTACTGGATATTCAGCAGGGTGAGCACTGGCATCGTGTACATGCCGGCGAGCAGTTTGTGCTGACCGCCGATTTACCCCATGCGTATAAAGATGTTCAGGGCAAGGTTTGCTTTATGGATATCATTTGTTATCCATAA
- a CDS encoding TonB-dependent siderophore receptor: MSKVRNGWFYPSLIALAVTAGSVQAQQTQDDELEHIEVNPMQSYRSTATKSSLRPVDSPVSISVIDQNLLQLRQADSVTKALRYTSGVTTESRPTITIFDQFTIRGFTTYQTFYDGLPLLTNNSWNLYPQVDAFATESLEILKGPASSLYGLVPPGGMVNQVAKYPKQEQETLVRATVGSDSLMELAVDSSGALTDSARYRVVALGRTRDGYQDTTETERYTFAPSVTVELGAATELTLSGYYQDDPELIPSTPVSGIGSLYDAPYGKLSADDYTGDGNWNRFSREVLMLGYKLNHQFDDNWSVLQKFRYTDAQALQQNTYHNALAEDNTTLLRSAYLTDEEIDGITVDTQLAGKVMMGNVSHNLLFGVDYQESDSTVAYRDTLGTGTPVLDLSNIDNDLFDTRTLPLDFYQEDHQIDIRQLGFYVQDEMTAGAFTLLLNGRFDQYDSTDEVANVYVGAPYGSLAEIDQDEFSGRVAAMYTFDSGWRAYVNYSESFEPTTGIDAQTGEAFKPTTADQIEAGTKYQSQDGATTFTAAYFVLTKQNVVVNTPDFAQRTQTGEVESKGVELELDTQLTDALSVQANATFLDMAVTDNPLDTAQVGKTPVWVAEETASVWANYFFDDALDGLMLGAGARYVGETQVDKYNSDVVPSYTLIDAVLAYDIPEYDMRLTGSVSNLTDKEYVGACFDSSNCWFGAQRRFEVGVQKRF, translated from the coding sequence ATGTCGAAAGTCCGTAATGGATGGTTTTACCCGTCGCTGATAGCGCTAGCGGTCACAGCAGGCTCAGTACAGGCTCAGCAAACTCAGGACGATGAGCTGGAGCATATTGAAGTGAATCCTATGCAGTCGTATCGCAGTACGGCCACCAAATCTTCTCTGCGGCCGGTTGATTCGCCAGTCAGTATCAGTGTCATTGATCAGAACTTGCTGCAATTGCGTCAGGCTGACTCGGTCACTAAAGCGTTGCGCTACACCTCTGGTGTAACCACCGAAAGTCGTCCCACTATTACCATTTTCGACCAGTTTACCATCCGTGGTTTTACCACCTATCAAACCTTTTATGACGGTCTGCCCCTGCTGACCAACAATAGCTGGAACCTGTACCCGCAGGTAGATGCCTTTGCTACCGAATCACTGGAAATACTTAAAGGGCCGGCGTCATCATTATATGGACTGGTGCCACCGGGCGGCATGGTTAATCAGGTTGCTAAATATCCTAAGCAAGAGCAGGAAACTCTGGTCAGGGCGACAGTGGGTTCTGACAGCCTGATGGAGCTGGCTGTGGATAGCAGCGGGGCGCTGACGGATTCGGCCCGCTACCGGGTTGTGGCGCTTGGACGCACCCGGGATGGGTATCAGGACACCACAGAAACAGAACGCTATACTTTCGCGCCTTCGGTGACGGTGGAGCTGGGAGCGGCAACAGAGCTGACATTATCCGGGTATTATCAGGATGATCCTGAGCTTATTCCTTCCACCCCGGTGTCAGGCATTGGTTCATTGTATGATGCCCCTTACGGTAAGCTCAGTGCCGACGATTACACCGGTGACGGTAACTGGAACCGCTTTTCTCGCGAAGTACTGATGCTGGGCTATAAACTGAATCATCAGTTCGATGATAACTGGTCGGTATTACAAAAATTCCGTTATACGGATGCTCAGGCGCTGCAGCAAAATACCTATCATAATGCGCTGGCAGAAGATAACACCACACTGTTGCGCTCAGCTTATCTTACCGACGAAGAAATTGACGGCATTACCGTGGATACTCAGCTTGCCGGGAAAGTGATGATGGGCAATGTGTCACACAACCTGCTGTTCGGGGTGGATTATCAGGAGTCTGATTCTACTGTTGCCTACCGCGATACATTAGGCACCGGTACGCCGGTGCTGGATTTAAGTAATATTGATAATGATCTGTTTGATACCCGCACACTGCCACTGGACTTCTATCAGGAAGATCATCAAATCGACATCAGACAACTGGGCTTTTACGTGCAGGATGAGATGACCGCCGGCGCGTTTACCTTGCTGCTTAATGGCCGGTTTGATCAGTACGACAGTACTGACGAGGTCGCCAATGTGTATGTAGGTGCACCTTATGGCAGCCTGGCCGAGATCGATCAGGACGAATTTTCAGGGCGTGTGGCTGCTATGTATACCTTCGATTCTGGCTGGCGAGCTTATGTGAATTACTCGGAGTCGTTTGAACCTACCACCGGTATTGATGCACAAACCGGTGAAGCGTTTAAACCTACCACTGCCGATCAGATTGAAGCGGGAACTAAATACCAGAGTCAGGATGGCGCGACCACGTTCACGGCGGCTTATTTTGTACTGACCAAACAAAATGTGGTGGTGAATACACCAGACTTTGCCCAGCGTACGCAAACCGGAGAAGTGGAATCAAAAGGCGTTGAGCTGGAGCTTGATACCCAGCTGACAGATGCATTGTCGGTGCAGGCTAACGCCACCTTTCTGGATATGGCAGTGACCGATAACCCGCTGGACACAGCCCAGGTTGGTAAAACGCCGGTATGGGTGGCAGAAGAAACCGCCTCGGTATGGGCAAACTACTTTTTTGACGATGCGCTGGATGGCCTGATGTTAGGCGCCGGGGCACGCTATGTGGGGGAGACCCAGGTTGATAAATACAACAGCGATGTAGTGCCGTCTTACACGCTGATTGATGCTGTACTGGCATACGATATACCTGAATACGACATGCGTCTGACAGGGAGTGTCAGCAACCTGACCGACAAAGAATATGTCGGCGCCTGCTTTGATAGCAGTAACTGCTGGTTTGGTGCACAGCGCCGCTTTGAAGTGGGCGTACAAAAACGCTTCTAG
- a CDS encoding benzoate/H(+) symporter BenE family transporter, with translation MLCAITHIFSVTVLPVCLTEEFMLKHLSVSHLAAGLTAVVVGYSSAVILVIQAAQSAGASPAMVTSWLLALGLGMGLSCIIFSLVYRIPVVTAWSTPGAAFLIMAAGAFELSEVIGAFVTAGLLSFAAAQSRWLSARIAAIPDGISAALLAGIVLPLCLNIFADIGDYPLLCALFIGLYIAGVRYFPRYVMLSLLVLALLAAAQSGAFASSTFSLTLAAPVWVTPTFSVQATISLALPLFLITMLSQNLPGMAILKAHNYQPNHRVVLSGLALIQMLTAPLGGFAYNYAAITAAICMGDSAGEDRDQRYLAALIAGCAYILVGLAAATVVTLFQAMPTVIVHLLAGLALLATLQAALLRTVEDAGQRHPAIMTLLCTASGMTLFQLGSPVWGLLLGLLLYWLEQSKKTRPQR, from the coding sequence GTGCTGTGCGCTATAACGCACATTTTCAGTGTAACGGTTTTACCGGTCTGTTTAACAGAGGAATTTATGCTTAAACATCTGTCTGTCAGTCATCTTGCCGCTGGCCTTACTGCGGTAGTTGTAGGTTACAGCAGCGCGGTCATTCTGGTGATTCAGGCCGCGCAGAGCGCCGGTGCAAGTCCGGCCATGGTAACCAGCTGGTTACTGGCACTGGGGCTGGGGATGGGGCTAAGCTGCATTATTTTTTCACTGGTATACCGCATTCCTGTGGTTACTGCCTGGTCTACCCCCGGGGCTGCTTTTCTGATTATGGCAGCCGGCGCATTTGAACTCAGTGAGGTTATCGGGGCATTTGTCACAGCCGGTCTGCTAAGTTTTGCCGCTGCCCAGAGCCGCTGGTTGTCTGCGCGCATTGCCGCGATACCTGACGGGATATCAGCAGCCCTGCTGGCAGGAATAGTGCTGCCCCTCTGTCTGAATATTTTTGCTGATATCGGCGACTATCCATTACTTTGTGCGTTGTTTATCGGGCTCTATATTGCAGGTGTCCGCTACTTCCCCCGCTATGTCATGCTGTCTCTGCTCGTTCTGGCGCTGCTGGCGGCCGCCCAGTCAGGCGCTTTTGCAAGCAGTACGTTTAGCCTGACTCTGGCGGCACCGGTCTGGGTGACACCAACCTTTAGCGTACAGGCCACCATCAGTCTGGCCCTGCCACTTTTTCTAATCACCATGTTATCGCAAAACCTGCCCGGTATGGCCATCTTAAAAGCACACAATTATCAGCCTAATCATCGGGTGGTACTAAGCGGACTTGCGCTCATTCAGATGCTGACCGCCCCGTTGGGTGGCTTTGCCTATAACTACGCCGCTATCACCGCTGCCATCTGTATGGGCGATAGTGCCGGTGAGGACCGTGACCAGCGCTATCTGGCAGCCCTGATAGCAGGCTGCGCGTATATCCTTGTGGGTCTGGCGGCTGCCACCGTAGTAACGTTATTTCAGGCGATGCCAACGGTCATTGTGCACCTGCTGGCCGGGCTGGCCTTGCTGGCGACCTTACAGGCTGCCCTGCTACGCACCGTGGAAGACGCCGGGCAGCGTCATCCGGCAATCATGACCCTGCTGTGCACCGCCTCAGGTATGACCCTGTTTCAGCTTGGCTCCCCGGTGTGGGGACTGCTACTCGGACTACTCCTTTATTGGTTGGAGCAATCAAAAAAAACACGACCTCAGAGATAG
- a CDS encoding sensor histidine kinase, producing the protein MANAASGLSRKLLTRVLSVYFVLTLIVTFGQVFTEYLSAKAHIKTELQILRNTFSGSLTRALWELNNPQTSSIAEGLLQLPIIEGVQIRDENSALLAELGKTTPLPAASVLHSVLTDHDDGLFSYSFPLIYEFSGRVSHVGDVTLYSSFNIVIDRIEVGIYFLIGNAVVKTTFLVFLFLTAFRQMLSEPMAALTEQMSRFDPAHPEESRITHLTPDDNEIRQLQLSYNQVLEDFISSQKKLADARKELEYAYRQLDEQNLQLEQEVARKTANLSQIMLDLEQQKDELLKSQRKLHTEIEQRRQAEDELRQRNKELAASVSMVNQTRDQLVESERMASLGGLVPGITHDVNTPVGISITATSSLQEEFLRLRRDLADGKVTQRQMNEFIEHGEQATGLLMTNLGRAAELVASFKQISIDQANEAIRTFNLHDYLHEIMQALAPAFKQKQHSYSINCPGELTICCAPGAIAQLVTNMVTNSLTHGFEHTHAGKISIDVTRQDDQLTLVYKDNGKGLEACELTRLFEAFFTTRQTSGGSGLGTHIMYNLVTQTLGGTISASSQPGAGLTYTIGLPLIQQPTGQFQS; encoded by the coding sequence ATGGCAAATGCTGCATCAGGTCTGTCCAGAAAATTACTGACGCGAGTGTTATCGGTCTATTTTGTACTGACGCTGATTGTGACTTTCGGCCAGGTCTTTACTGAATATCTGAGCGCCAAAGCCCATATCAAAACTGAGCTTCAGATCCTGCGTAATACATTTTCAGGCAGCCTGACCCGGGCGCTGTGGGAGTTAAACAACCCGCAAACGAGCTCTATTGCTGAAGGGTTACTGCAACTGCCGATTATTGAAGGGGTGCAGATTCGCGACGAAAACTCGGCCCTGCTGGCTGAGCTGGGCAAAACCACCCCGCTGCCGGCCGCCTCTGTTCTGCATTCTGTACTCACCGACCACGATGATGGTCTGTTCAGTTATAGCTTTCCGCTGATCTATGAATTTTCCGGGCGGGTTTCCCATGTAGGTGACGTGACGCTCTACTCCAGCTTTAATATTGTTATCGACCGCATCGAAGTTGGCATATACTTTTTAATTGGTAATGCCGTTGTCAAAACGACGTTTCTGGTATTTTTATTTCTGACAGCCTTTCGGCAGATGCTCTCAGAGCCTATGGCCGCTCTGACCGAGCAGATGAGCCGGTTCGATCCGGCTCATCCTGAAGAGTCCCGGATCACCCATCTGACCCCGGACGATAATGAAATTCGCCAGCTCCAGCTCAGTTACAATCAGGTTCTGGAAGATTTTATTTCGTCACAAAAGAAGCTTGCTGATGCCAGAAAAGAGCTGGAATACGCTTATCGCCAGCTGGATGAACAAAATCTGCAGCTGGAACAGGAAGTCGCCAGAAAAACAGCCAATTTGTCGCAGATTATGCTGGATCTTGAGCAGCAAAAAGACGAATTGCTGAAAAGTCAGCGAAAGTTGCATACCGAAATAGAGCAGCGCCGTCAGGCCGAAGATGAGCTGCGCCAGCGAAATAAAGAGCTTGCTGCATCGGTATCGATGGTGAACCAAACCCGCGACCAACTGGTTGAGTCGGAGCGTATGGCATCGTTGGGCGGCCTGGTGCCGGGTATTACCCATGATGTTAATACACCGGTGGGGATCAGCATTACAGCGACCTCTTCTTTACAGGAGGAATTTTTGCGCCTGCGTCGGGATCTGGCGGACGGCAAAGTGACCCAACGCCAGATGAATGAGTTTATTGAACACGGTGAACAGGCCACCGGATTACTGATGACAAATCTGGGCCGGGCCGCTGAACTGGTCGCCAGTTTTAAACAAATCTCCATCGATCAGGCCAATGAGGCAATACGAACCTTTAATTTACATGACTATCTGCATGAGATTATGCAGGCTCTGGCCCCGGCATTTAAACAAAAGCAACACTCCTACTCCATCAACTGTCCGGGCGAGCTGACCATATGTTGCGCGCCTGGTGCCATTGCTCAGCTGGTTACCAACATGGTGACCAACTCCCTGACGCACGGCTTTGAACACACTCACGCAGGTAAGATTAGCATTGATGTCACCCGTCAGGATGACCAGCTGACGCTGGTTTACAAAGATAACGGCAAAGGATTGGAAGCCTGTGAACTGACGCGCCTGTTTGAGGCCTTTTTTACCACCCGACAAACCAGCGGGGGCAGCGGGCTGGGCACGCATATTATGTATAACCTGGTTACCCAGACCCTGGGCGGTACTATTTCTGCCAGCAGTCAGCCGGGCGCCGGATTAACCTATACCATCGGTTTACCGCTCATCCAACAACCTACCGGCCAATTCCAGTCCTAA